A part of Solenopsis invicta isolate M01_SB chromosome 2, UNIL_Sinv_3.0, whole genome shotgun sequence genomic DNA contains:
- the LOC105196809 gene encoding cyclin-T isoform X1: protein MAADERWYFTREQLANTPSRKCGIDGDKELSYRQQAANFIQDMGQRLVVSQLCINTAIVYMHRFYVFHSLTQFHRNAIAVAALFLAAKVEEQPRKLEHVIKMAYMCLHRDQAPPDSRSEQFLEQAQDLVFNENVLLQTLGFDVAIDHPHTHVVRCCQLVKGTASKDLAQTSYFMASNSLHLTTMCLQYKPTVVACFCIHLACKWSNWEIPQSTEGKQWFWYVDRTVTSDLLQELTNEFLHIFDKCPSRLKRKILSISANQSPSTHHPSLSNSPFDSEPRKISPTPLDGAAAAVVAHFSRSHHAVEGAAAAHSSRSHHAAEGTAGAPAAAAAHSSRSHHAVDGTASTSANAITAHSSRSHHATDATAAHSSRSHHAQQEKQDEKKGVIGGSSRGTAIDYREYREKKERERLEREKAAAAIGHITDPNKPHHSHHHKPVSNTNMPSKHQMLSVQKGINLHHNHHHRPDMKVGQPVPQRHSTGSQPNRDPSRQRLSREHNAGMATTSAGITHSSHSHANLDSSSSESLPHRSDSGVVQDSTSLAHSSLQEKMSNNNHTGHRVNALDSKHQAHDKRLYRGEDPRLKSAKYADMNRIENQRRKTETLEQRCEEVRKLIEKPLPPPKQADIPYLMNAQQKQHHAKYNQQQQQDKGSSFSGDMKHMITANQNTLPQGTSPSASSSQKSAPVKVQMYSQHAQGVSQILKDTIKNGNSQSCLNTLNNMDDTKSEKRSRSMVHEEFAEKNSVDVQQSNLHTPPGKHRSLFSPETPIVTRESHAQSSRPKSKQKTPPSAAAKMKERVSPFASSPTLQDSIKRPSNDSVHKRTRALSIGENEPMRKQDIKTEDTASLEAMKMLGRVPDLIQPIRDNPLSSNGRNSSVSSIINDLKPPELIKFEPDQPRFNVMSQQKTSSMNVNALTNGMDLNIVKQEFPEHRVKKEFPEHYIKKEPGHRAPEPTQTKLEYTSPSVNKSAQSISALLQETLAPMPSLLQGLQQPSQLPTQQVHQEQLLHHHQQHQLQSVQHSLMDHQLPVSMTQCLSIASDNFTPIASTVDISVLSDNVSMTLPSNIVELTTPVSTVTTVPPVEEKKSEHHKSEKKKKKEKHKHKDKEKSKEKHKHKHKDKDKEKHREKKDKEKNEETPTTAPIKITIPKDKLNLSTEASPTVGGGLGSSDKNISPQSTGLKIKIPKERLKGTDSVPTSSAAQPPMVQGPLKIKIRTDLGISRSSAAPPLASLSSSNGSSHMQFSESSANETTSRKRERFEMMGESSGSSLPPTKKQAMMIPPTGYGQGHRPGERQNGRHYNSGSNNKVRGRGARHLGGRGPPPHHAVAGQRGNIGSHYQREIYAGNGRGHQHQQSYSHHPPTVRGGYVTETGHADQGTDSYFYANYPASMFNASTGGYIFDSTYQQYYQPQSQYSLLWESSMLPNLYQNQNIIQSATSTRQEDAGGQLLPPPPSQPPPSPPPLPSGPPPPPPPPPPPSMPE, encoded by the exons ATGGCGGCTGACGAAAGATGGTATTTTACGAGAGAGCAGCTTGCAAACACGCCGAGTCGAAAATGCGGTATCGACGGAGACAAAGAGCTGAGCTATCGGCAGCAAGCTGCGAATTTCATTCAGGATATGGGACAACGGCTCGTAGT ATCACAATTGTGTATCAATACAGCCATTGTATATATGCATCGATTCTACGTGTTCCACTCGCTAACACAGTTCCACAGGAATGCTATTGCTGTGGCGGCACTCTTTCTAGCAGCAAAAGTAGAAGAGCAGCCAAGGAAACTGGAACATGTTATCAAAATGGCATACATGTGTCTCCATAGAGATCAAGCTCCACCTGACTCCAGATCAGAG CAATTTCTCGAGCAAGCACAAGATCTGGTGTTCAACGAGAATGTTCTGCTACAGACATTAGGATTTGATGTTGCCATTGACCATCCACATACTCACGTTGTTAGATGTTGCCAATTAGTAAAAGGTACAG CGAGCAAGGACTTAGCTCAAACTTCATACTTCATGGCATCTAATAG cTTACATTTAACTACAATGTGTCTGCAGTACAAGCCGACAGTTGTCGCTTGTTTTTGCATACACCTCGCATGTAAATGGTCCAATTGGGAG ATACCACAAAGTACCGAAGGAAAACAATGGTTCTGGTACGTAGATAGAACCGTTACTTCGGATTTACTTCAAGAACTAACAAATGAATTCCTCCACATATTTGACAAGTGTCCATCgagattaaagagaaaaattttaagtatctCTGCAAATCAGAGTCCAAGTACTCATCATCCGAGTCTGTCGAATTCTCCATTT gATTCCGAGCCGCGTAAAATATCTCCAACTCCATTAGATGGTGCCGCCGCCGCTGTTGTTGCCCATTTCAGTCGTTCTCATCACGCGGTAGAAGGTGCCGCTGCTGCCCATTCGAGCCGCTCTCATCACGCAGCGGAAGGCACCGCGGGTGCTCCTGCTGCCGCCGCTGCTCATTCCAGTCGTTCTCATCACGCGGTGGATGGTACCGCTTCTACCTCCGCCAACGCTATTACTGCCCATTCGAGTCGCTCTCATCATGCTACAGACGCTACCGCTGCCCATTCCAGTCGTTCTCATCATGCTCAACAGGAGAAGCAGGATGAAAAGAAAGGAGTTATCGGAGGATCATCGAGAGGCACCGCGATAGATTATCGAGAGTATCGCGAGAAGAAGGAGCGAGAACGTCTGGAGCGGGAGAAGGCAGCCGCTGCTATCGGCCATATCACCGATCCTAACAAGCCCCACCATTCGCATCATCATAAACCAGTATCGAATACAAATATGCCGAGCAAACATCAGATGCTGTCTGTGCAAAAGGGCATTAATCTTCATCATAATCATCATCATCGACCGGACATGAAGGTAGGCCAACCGGTGCCGCAGCGACACTCGACTGGTAGTCAACCTAATCGTGATCCCAGTAGACAACGATTGTCGAGAGAGCATAATGCCGGCATGGCCACCACAAGTGCCGGTATAACACACTCCTCGCATTCTCATGCCAATTTAGATAGTTCCTCGTCCGAATCCTTACCTCATAGGTCGGACAGTGGTGTCGTACAGGATTCCACATCCTTGGCACATAGTAGTTTGCAGGAAAAAATGAGTAATAATAACCACACCGGACATAGAGTGAACGCGCTCGATAGCAAACATCAGGCGCACGATAAGAGGTTGTACCGAGGAGAGGACCCAAGGCTCAAATCCGCCAAATATGCGGACATGAACAGAATTGAAAACCAACGACGAAAAACAGAGACGCTGGAGCAGAGATGTGAGGAAGTGCGAAAATTGATCGAGAAGCCATTGCCGCCGCCGAAGCAGGCGGACATACCGTATCTGATGAACGCGCAGCAAAAACAGCATCACGCCAAGTACAATCAACAACAGCAGCAAGACAAAGGCAGCTCATTCTCGGGTGATATGAAACACATGATAACTGCCAATCAGAACACGCTTCCGCAAGGTACGTCACCAAGCGCTTCGTCATCTCAGAAGTCTGCACCCGTAAAGGTGCAAATGTACAGTCAACATGCGCAAGGTGTATCACAGATTTTAAAAGATACTATCAAAAATGGCAATTCTCAGTCTTGTCTGAACACATTGAACAACATGGATGATACGAAATCAGAGAAGCGATCGCGATCAATGGTGCACGAAGAATTCGCTGAGAAAAATTCTGTCGACGTTCAACAGAGCAACTTACATACACCACCTGGCAAACACAGATCATTGTTCAGCCCAGAGACGCCAATCGTGACCAGAGAATCGCATGCGCAAAGTTCAAGGCCTAAATCGAAACAGAAGACACCACCCTCCGCAGCTGCGAAGATGAAGGAACGCGTGTCACCGTTCGCGAGTTCTCCAACTCTGCAAGACTCGATAAAACGACCATCCAACGATAGCGTGCATAAGAGGACTCGTGCATTGAGTATCGGCGAGAACGAGCCGATGAGAAAACAAGATATCAAAACGGAAGATACAGCCAGTTTGGAGGCGATGAAGATGCTCGGTCGCGTGCCTGATCTGATCCAACCGATACGCGACAATCCGTTGTCGTCAAATGGTAGAAACAGCAGCGTGTCATCCATCATTAATGATCTAAAACCGCCAGAACTCATTAAATTCGAGCCTGATCAACCTCGCTTCAACGTGATGTCACAGCAAAAAACCTCATCGATGAACGTGAACGCACTGACTAATGGTATGGACCTCAACATAGTGAAACAAGAGTTTCCGGAACATCgtgtgaaaaaagaatttccAGAGCATTATATAAAGAAGGAACCAGGACACAGAGCTCCGGAACCAACTCAAACAAAGCTTGAATATACATCGCCAAGTGTCAACAAGTCCGCACAGAGTATAAGTGCGTTACTCCAGGAGACACTGGCGCCGATGCCATCGCTGTTACAGGGACTGCAACAACCTAGCCAATTACCTACTCAGCAGGTACATCAAGAACAATTGCTGCATCATCACCAGCAACATCAGCTACAGTCTGTTCAGCATTCGTTGATGGATCATCAATTACCAGTATCAATGACTCAATGTTTATCGATAGCAAGCGATAATTTCACGCCGATAGCTTCGACCGTTGATATCAGTGTTCTCTCTGACAATGTATCAATGACGCTGCCGAGCAACATAGTGGAATTGACAACGCCAGTCTCCACGGTAACGACTGTTCCTCCGGTCGAGGAAAAGAAATCGGAGCATCATAAGagcgagaagaagaaaaagaaggaaaaacatAAGcacaaagacaaagaaaagaGTAAGGAGAAGCATAAGCATAAACACAAGGATAAAGATAAGGAGAAACATCGTGAGAAAAAAGATAAGGAAAAAAATGAGGAAACCCCAACGACAGCACCCATCAAAATTACGATCCCCAAGGATAAATTGAACCTCAGCACAGAAGCATCGCCAACCGTCGGCGGAGGTCTCGGCTCTTCGGACAAAAATATATCACCGCAGAGCACGGGCTTAAAAATTAAGATTCCAAAAGAACGGCTCAAGGGTACTGATAGCGTGCCTACTTCATCGGCCGCGCAGCCACCGATGGTGCAGGGTCCATTAAAGATCAAGATACGTACCGATCTCGGCATCTCGAGGAGTTCCGCGGCACCACCATTGGCGTCATTATCGTCGTCGAATGGATCTTCGCACATGCAGTTCTCTGAATCATCGGCTAATGAAACGACGAGTCGGAAACGCGAGCGATTCGAGATGATGGGCGAGAGCTCGGGCAGCAGTCTCCCACCTACGAAGAAACAGGCAATGATGATACCCCCGACGGGTTACGGCCAGGGCCACCGACCCGGAGAAAGGCAGAATGGCAGACACTATAACTCCGGCAGCAATAATAAGGTACGTGGTAGAGGCGCCCGTCATCTTGGCGGTCGCGGTCCACCACCACATCACGCAGTTGCCGGTCAGCGCGGTAATATTGGTAGTCACTATCAACGAGAGATTTACGCGGGTAACGGCCGCGGTCATCAACATCAGCAATCTTATTCCCATCATCCCCCGACCGTTCGTGGCGGATATGTAACGGAGACTGGCCATGCTGACCAGGGCACGGATTCTTATTTTTATGCTAATTATCCAGCATCAATGTTCAATGCATCCACTGGTGGTTACATTTTTGATTCCACCTATCAGCAATATTATCAGCCACAATCTCAATACTCTCTACTTTGGGAATCATCAATGCTTCCAAATCTatatcaaaatcaaaatataatccAATCGGCTACGTCCACTCGGCAGGAGGATGCAGGAGGACAATTGTTGCCTCCACCGCCTTCTCAACCGCCACCATCGCCTCCTCCCCTGCCGAGTGGGCCGCCACCTCCGCCGCCTCCACCACCTCCTCCGTCAATGCCTGAGTGA
- the LOC105196809 gene encoding cyclin-T isoform X2, translating to MAADERWYFTREQLANTPSRKCGIDGDKELSYRQQAANFIQDMGQRLVVSQLCINTAIVYMHRFYVFHSLTQFHRNAIAVAALFLAAKVEEQPRKLEHVIKMAYMCLHRDQAPPDSRSEQFLEQAQDLVFNENVLLQTLGFDVAIDHPHTHVVRCCQLVKASKDLAQTSYFMASNSLHLTTMCLQYKPTVVACFCIHLACKWSNWEIPQSTEGKQWFWYVDRTVTSDLLQELTNEFLHIFDKCPSRLKRKILSISANQSPSTHHPSLSNSPFDSEPRKISPTPLDGAAAAVVAHFSRSHHAVEGAAAAHSSRSHHAAEGTAGAPAAAAAHSSRSHHAVDGTASTSANAITAHSSRSHHATDATAAHSSRSHHAQQEKQDEKKGVIGGSSRGTAIDYREYREKKERERLEREKAAAAIGHITDPNKPHHSHHHKPVSNTNMPSKHQMLSVQKGINLHHNHHHRPDMKVGQPVPQRHSTGSQPNRDPSRQRLSREHNAGMATTSAGITHSSHSHANLDSSSSESLPHRSDSGVVQDSTSLAHSSLQEKMSNNNHTGHRVNALDSKHQAHDKRLYRGEDPRLKSAKYADMNRIENQRRKTETLEQRCEEVRKLIEKPLPPPKQADIPYLMNAQQKQHHAKYNQQQQQDKGSSFSGDMKHMITANQNTLPQGTSPSASSSQKSAPVKVQMYSQHAQGVSQILKDTIKNGNSQSCLNTLNNMDDTKSEKRSRSMVHEEFAEKNSVDVQQSNLHTPPGKHRSLFSPETPIVTRESHAQSSRPKSKQKTPPSAAAKMKERVSPFASSPTLQDSIKRPSNDSVHKRTRALSIGENEPMRKQDIKTEDTASLEAMKMLGRVPDLIQPIRDNPLSSNGRNSSVSSIINDLKPPELIKFEPDQPRFNVMSQQKTSSMNVNALTNGMDLNIVKQEFPEHRVKKEFPEHYIKKEPGHRAPEPTQTKLEYTSPSVNKSAQSISALLQETLAPMPSLLQGLQQPSQLPTQQVHQEQLLHHHQQHQLQSVQHSLMDHQLPVSMTQCLSIASDNFTPIASTVDISVLSDNVSMTLPSNIVELTTPVSTVTTVPPVEEKKSEHHKSEKKKKKEKHKHKDKEKSKEKHKHKHKDKDKEKHREKKDKEKNEETPTTAPIKITIPKDKLNLSTEASPTVGGGLGSSDKNISPQSTGLKIKIPKERLKGTDSVPTSSAAQPPMVQGPLKIKIRTDLGISRSSAAPPLASLSSSNGSSHMQFSESSANETTSRKRERFEMMGESSGSSLPPTKKQAMMIPPTGYGQGHRPGERQNGRHYNSGSNNKVRGRGARHLGGRGPPPHHAVAGQRGNIGSHYQREIYAGNGRGHQHQQSYSHHPPTVRGGYVTETGHADQGTDSYFYANYPASMFNASTGGYIFDSTYQQYYQPQSQYSLLWESSMLPNLYQNQNIIQSATSTRQEDAGGQLLPPPPSQPPPSPPPLPSGPPPPPPPPPPPSMPE from the exons ATGGCGGCTGACGAAAGATGGTATTTTACGAGAGAGCAGCTTGCAAACACGCCGAGTCGAAAATGCGGTATCGACGGAGACAAAGAGCTGAGCTATCGGCAGCAAGCTGCGAATTTCATTCAGGATATGGGACAACGGCTCGTAGT ATCACAATTGTGTATCAATACAGCCATTGTATATATGCATCGATTCTACGTGTTCCACTCGCTAACACAGTTCCACAGGAATGCTATTGCTGTGGCGGCACTCTTTCTAGCAGCAAAAGTAGAAGAGCAGCCAAGGAAACTGGAACATGTTATCAAAATGGCATACATGTGTCTCCATAGAGATCAAGCTCCACCTGACTCCAGATCAGAG CAATTTCTCGAGCAAGCACAAGATCTGGTGTTCAACGAGAATGTTCTGCTACAGACATTAGGATTTGATGTTGCCATTGACCATCCACATACTCACGTTGTTAGATGTTGCCAATTAGTAAAAG CGAGCAAGGACTTAGCTCAAACTTCATACTTCATGGCATCTAATAG cTTACATTTAACTACAATGTGTCTGCAGTACAAGCCGACAGTTGTCGCTTGTTTTTGCATACACCTCGCATGTAAATGGTCCAATTGGGAG ATACCACAAAGTACCGAAGGAAAACAATGGTTCTGGTACGTAGATAGAACCGTTACTTCGGATTTACTTCAAGAACTAACAAATGAATTCCTCCACATATTTGACAAGTGTCCATCgagattaaagagaaaaattttaagtatctCTGCAAATCAGAGTCCAAGTACTCATCATCCGAGTCTGTCGAATTCTCCATTT gATTCCGAGCCGCGTAAAATATCTCCAACTCCATTAGATGGTGCCGCCGCCGCTGTTGTTGCCCATTTCAGTCGTTCTCATCACGCGGTAGAAGGTGCCGCTGCTGCCCATTCGAGCCGCTCTCATCACGCAGCGGAAGGCACCGCGGGTGCTCCTGCTGCCGCCGCTGCTCATTCCAGTCGTTCTCATCACGCGGTGGATGGTACCGCTTCTACCTCCGCCAACGCTATTACTGCCCATTCGAGTCGCTCTCATCATGCTACAGACGCTACCGCTGCCCATTCCAGTCGTTCTCATCATGCTCAACAGGAGAAGCAGGATGAAAAGAAAGGAGTTATCGGAGGATCATCGAGAGGCACCGCGATAGATTATCGAGAGTATCGCGAGAAGAAGGAGCGAGAACGTCTGGAGCGGGAGAAGGCAGCCGCTGCTATCGGCCATATCACCGATCCTAACAAGCCCCACCATTCGCATCATCATAAACCAGTATCGAATACAAATATGCCGAGCAAACATCAGATGCTGTCTGTGCAAAAGGGCATTAATCTTCATCATAATCATCATCATCGACCGGACATGAAGGTAGGCCAACCGGTGCCGCAGCGACACTCGACTGGTAGTCAACCTAATCGTGATCCCAGTAGACAACGATTGTCGAGAGAGCATAATGCCGGCATGGCCACCACAAGTGCCGGTATAACACACTCCTCGCATTCTCATGCCAATTTAGATAGTTCCTCGTCCGAATCCTTACCTCATAGGTCGGACAGTGGTGTCGTACAGGATTCCACATCCTTGGCACATAGTAGTTTGCAGGAAAAAATGAGTAATAATAACCACACCGGACATAGAGTGAACGCGCTCGATAGCAAACATCAGGCGCACGATAAGAGGTTGTACCGAGGAGAGGACCCAAGGCTCAAATCCGCCAAATATGCGGACATGAACAGAATTGAAAACCAACGACGAAAAACAGAGACGCTGGAGCAGAGATGTGAGGAAGTGCGAAAATTGATCGAGAAGCCATTGCCGCCGCCGAAGCAGGCGGACATACCGTATCTGATGAACGCGCAGCAAAAACAGCATCACGCCAAGTACAATCAACAACAGCAGCAAGACAAAGGCAGCTCATTCTCGGGTGATATGAAACACATGATAACTGCCAATCAGAACACGCTTCCGCAAGGTACGTCACCAAGCGCTTCGTCATCTCAGAAGTCTGCACCCGTAAAGGTGCAAATGTACAGTCAACATGCGCAAGGTGTATCACAGATTTTAAAAGATACTATCAAAAATGGCAATTCTCAGTCTTGTCTGAACACATTGAACAACATGGATGATACGAAATCAGAGAAGCGATCGCGATCAATGGTGCACGAAGAATTCGCTGAGAAAAATTCTGTCGACGTTCAACAGAGCAACTTACATACACCACCTGGCAAACACAGATCATTGTTCAGCCCAGAGACGCCAATCGTGACCAGAGAATCGCATGCGCAAAGTTCAAGGCCTAAATCGAAACAGAAGACACCACCCTCCGCAGCTGCGAAGATGAAGGAACGCGTGTCACCGTTCGCGAGTTCTCCAACTCTGCAAGACTCGATAAAACGACCATCCAACGATAGCGTGCATAAGAGGACTCGTGCATTGAGTATCGGCGAGAACGAGCCGATGAGAAAACAAGATATCAAAACGGAAGATACAGCCAGTTTGGAGGCGATGAAGATGCTCGGTCGCGTGCCTGATCTGATCCAACCGATACGCGACAATCCGTTGTCGTCAAATGGTAGAAACAGCAGCGTGTCATCCATCATTAATGATCTAAAACCGCCAGAACTCATTAAATTCGAGCCTGATCAACCTCGCTTCAACGTGATGTCACAGCAAAAAACCTCATCGATGAACGTGAACGCACTGACTAATGGTATGGACCTCAACATAGTGAAACAAGAGTTTCCGGAACATCgtgtgaaaaaagaatttccAGAGCATTATATAAAGAAGGAACCAGGACACAGAGCTCCGGAACCAACTCAAACAAAGCTTGAATATACATCGCCAAGTGTCAACAAGTCCGCACAGAGTATAAGTGCGTTACTCCAGGAGACACTGGCGCCGATGCCATCGCTGTTACAGGGACTGCAACAACCTAGCCAATTACCTACTCAGCAGGTACATCAAGAACAATTGCTGCATCATCACCAGCAACATCAGCTACAGTCTGTTCAGCATTCGTTGATGGATCATCAATTACCAGTATCAATGACTCAATGTTTATCGATAGCAAGCGATAATTTCACGCCGATAGCTTCGACCGTTGATATCAGTGTTCTCTCTGACAATGTATCAATGACGCTGCCGAGCAACATAGTGGAATTGACAACGCCAGTCTCCACGGTAACGACTGTTCCTCCGGTCGAGGAAAAGAAATCGGAGCATCATAAGagcgagaagaagaaaaagaaggaaaaacatAAGcacaaagacaaagaaaagaGTAAGGAGAAGCATAAGCATAAACACAAGGATAAAGATAAGGAGAAACATCGTGAGAAAAAAGATAAGGAAAAAAATGAGGAAACCCCAACGACAGCACCCATCAAAATTACGATCCCCAAGGATAAATTGAACCTCAGCACAGAAGCATCGCCAACCGTCGGCGGAGGTCTCGGCTCTTCGGACAAAAATATATCACCGCAGAGCACGGGCTTAAAAATTAAGATTCCAAAAGAACGGCTCAAGGGTACTGATAGCGTGCCTACTTCATCGGCCGCGCAGCCACCGATGGTGCAGGGTCCATTAAAGATCAAGATACGTACCGATCTCGGCATCTCGAGGAGTTCCGCGGCACCACCATTGGCGTCATTATCGTCGTCGAATGGATCTTCGCACATGCAGTTCTCTGAATCATCGGCTAATGAAACGACGAGTCGGAAACGCGAGCGATTCGAGATGATGGGCGAGAGCTCGGGCAGCAGTCTCCCACCTACGAAGAAACAGGCAATGATGATACCCCCGACGGGTTACGGCCAGGGCCACCGACCCGGAGAAAGGCAGAATGGCAGACACTATAACTCCGGCAGCAATAATAAGGTACGTGGTAGAGGCGCCCGTCATCTTGGCGGTCGCGGTCCACCACCACATCACGCAGTTGCCGGTCAGCGCGGTAATATTGGTAGTCACTATCAACGAGAGATTTACGCGGGTAACGGCCGCGGTCATCAACATCAGCAATCTTATTCCCATCATCCCCCGACCGTTCGTGGCGGATATGTAACGGAGACTGGCCATGCTGACCAGGGCACGGATTCTTATTTTTATGCTAATTATCCAGCATCAATGTTCAATGCATCCACTGGTGGTTACATTTTTGATTCCACCTATCAGCAATATTATCAGCCACAATCTCAATACTCTCTACTTTGGGAATCATCAATGCTTCCAAATCTatatcaaaatcaaaatataatccAATCGGCTACGTCCACTCGGCAGGAGGATGCAGGAGGACAATTGTTGCCTCCACCGCCTTCTCAACCGCCACCATCGCCTCCTCCCCTGCCGAGTGGGCCGCCACCTCCGCCGCCTCCACCACCTCCTCCGTCAATGCCTGAGTGA